A stretch of the Bacteroidota bacterium genome encodes the following:
- a CDS encoding cytochrome c, with amino-acid sequence MKSVLFVSFFGFLFYNFWQSNLWIAPEKVDKIPNPVASNLASIERGRKIFGQVCWNCHGLGGLGNGPASKTLKRKPANFTDSLVQKQTDGAIFWKISEGRAPMAPYKASLTTEQRWHLVNFIRTMKK; translated from the coding sequence ATTATTTGTGTCTTTCTTCGGATTTCTCTTCTACAACTTCTGGCAAAGCAATTTATGGATAGCGCCGGAAAAAGTGGATAAAATACCGAATCCGGTAGCAAGCAATCTTGCCTCCATTGAGCGTGGGCGAAAAATATTCGGACAGGTATGCTGGAATTGCCATGGCTTGGGAGGCCTTGGAAACGGTCCCGCATCTAAAACACTTAAGCGGAAGCCCGCTAATTTTACTGATAGTTTAGTCCAAAAGCAAACTGATGGTGCCATTTTCTGGAAAATATCAGAAGGACGAGCTCCAATGGCACCGTACAAAGCATCTTTAACAACGGAGCAAAGATGGCACCTGGTAAATTTTATCCGAACAATGAAGAAATGA